In Exiguobacterium acetylicum, the genomic stretch TATAAGAAATGAGGCTATTGATATGTTTAATTTGAGTGAACAGCTCGTCAGTGGACTAAACCCTGAGCAAGCAAGAGCAGTCAAGCATACGGAAGGTCCACTGCTGATCATGGCAGGAGCCGGTTCCGGGAAGACACGCGTCCTGACACATCGGGTCGCTTATTTGATGGCGGCTAAACAAGTCGCACCGTGGAACATCCTTGCGATTACGTTCACGAACAAGGCGGCGCGGGAAATGCGAGACCGGATCGGTCGTTTGGTCGGTGGTGTCGCGAACGATATTTGGGTTTCGACCTTCCACTCGATGTGCGTCCGGATGTTACGTCGCGACATCGATCAGCTTGGATACGATCGCAACTTCACGATTCTTGATTCAAGTGATCAGCAATCAGCGATTAAGCTCGTCTTAAAGGAACAAAACTTGGACCCGAAAAAATGGGATCCACGTTCGATGCTGACGATCATCTCGTCGCAGAAAAATGAATTACGCAGTGCTGAATTTTACGCCTCGATCGTGACGAGTCCGTATGAGAAGACCGTTGCTGAAATCTATAAAGGATATGAAGCGGTCTTACGCCGGAACAACGCGCTCGACTTTGATGATTTGATCGGAAAAACGACGGAATTGTTCAAGAAGAGTCCGGATGTTCTTGCTTACTATCAGAAGAAATTCCGTTACATCCATGTCGATGAGTATCAAGATACGAACAAAGCCCAGTATGATCTCGTCAACCTGTTAGCATCGGGACATCAGAATCTCTGTGTCGTCGGGGACTCGGATCAGTCGATCTATCGCTGGCGTGGTGCCGACATCGCGAACATCCTCTCGTTCGAAGAGGACTATCCGAATGCAGCTGTCATCTTACTCGAGCAAAACTACCGTTCTTCGAAACGAATCTTGGAGGCGGCTAACCATGTCATCCAAAATAACTCGACACGCAAAGACAAGAAACTTTGGACGGATAATGATGAAGGCGAGAAGCTGATCGTCCATACGGCAGAGAATGAACGGGAAGAAGCCTTTTATATCGTCCAAGAGATTCGGAACTCGCTTCGTTACGGGATGAAACTGAGTGATATCGCGATTCTGTACCGGACGAATGCACAATCGCGTGCGATCGAGGAAACACTTCTGAAATCGAACGTTCCGTACAAAATGATTGGCGGCACGAAGTTCTACGATCGTAAAGAGATCAAGGACGTTCTCGCTTATCTCCGTTTGATTTCGAATCCGGATGAAGACCTGTCCTTCGCGCGGATCGTCAACGAACCAAAACGTGGCATCGGCGCAACGACGATTGATAAGCTGCGTGATTTCGCCGACTTACAGGGTGTGTCATTGATGGAAGCGATTCGCGATATCGAATTGTCGAGTATCGCACCGAAGACGGCAGCGAAGCTGACGGATTTCCGGACGATGATTCTTGGACTCAGTCAAATGCAAGAATTCATCAGCCTGTCGGAACTGGTCGAAGAAGTACTCGAGAAATCAGGCTACCGCCAAGTACTGAAGGAAGATAAGACGCTAGAAGCACAAAGTCGTCTCGAGAACATTAACGAGTTCATCACCGTTGCGCAAAACTTTGAGAAGGAAACGGCGAAAGCCGATCCAGAAGATCGGACGATCATCGCCTTCTTGACTGATTTGACACTCGTCGCCGATGTCGATTCACTCGACGAGACGGATCCGGAAGAACAAGTTACATTGATGACGCTCCACTCGGCAAAAGGACTCGAGTTCCCTGTCGTCTTCTTGATTGGGATGGAGGAAGGATTGTTCCCACATAGCCGCTCGCTTCAGGATGAAGACGAGATGGAGGAAGAACGTCGCCTCGCGTATGTCGGGATCACACGTGCTGAGAAACGCCTTTACTTGTCACATGCGCGGATGCGTTCTCTGTACGGACGGACAAATGCGAACCAAGAATCACGGTTCCTAGCGGAGCTGCCGGAAGTCGTCATCGAGCGGACAGGTAAAAAAGCGAAGCCACTTCCATGGGAAGACCGCCCTGTTCCGCAAGGCAAAGCCGTCATCGGTCGCTCGATCAGCAAACCGACAGCAATGAAGACGTCAGGTGCGGAAACGCTCGGTTGGTCGGTCGGAGATAAGGCAGAGCACGGGAAATGGGGACTCGGTACAGTCGTCCAGACTCGTGGTGAAGGGGATAATCTTGAAATTGATATCGCATTCCCAGCAGTCGGAATCAAACGATTACTCGCGAAATTCGCACCGATTAAAAAGGTATGACGGGAGGTCCACAGATGGACGCAAGCCAGCGTATAGATGAGATTCGTCAAACATTGAACCGATACAGCTACGAATACTACGTACTGGATCAACCAACGGTACCGGATGCGACGTACGATCAATTGCTTCGTGAACTGACGGAGTTAGAAACAGAGCATCCAGAACTGATCACACCGGATTCGCCGACGCAACGCGTCGGCGCGGCACCGCTCGAAGCGTTCGAGAAGGTGACGCATGATCTACCGATGCTGTCGCTCGGAAACGTCTTTGATGAGACAGAAATTCGCGAATGGGTCGCTCGGATTGAGCGGTCGCTCGGACGTTCGACGACGTATGTCGCCGAACTGAAATTCGATGGACTTGCGATTTCGCTGAAATACGAAGACGGCCGATTCGTTCGTGGGGCAACGCGTGGCGATGGAACCGTCGGCGAAAACATCACGCAGAACCTACGGACAATCAAAGCGTTACCGCTTCGTTTGCAGGCAGAAGAGACGGTCGAAGTCCGTGGTGAGGCTTACATGCCGAAGCAATCGTTCGAACGCTTGAATGAAGACCGGGCAAGTCGGGAAGAGACATTGTTCGCGAATCCGCGTAATGCGGCCGCAGGTAGTCTGCGTCAGCTGGATTCGTCGATTACAGCGTCGCGCAATCTGTCGTTATTCGTGTATGGTGTTGGCGTCAATACGTTGACGGCTCGTTCACATAGCGAAGCGATGGCACAACTCGCTTCACTCGGGTTACCGACCAATCAACATATGCAGACGTGTGAGACGGTGGAAGAGATTCTTGCCTACATCGCGCACTGGACAGAAGCACGCGCGAGCCTGCCATATGAGATTGACGGAATCGTCTTGAAAGTCGATCGATACGATGATCAGGAAGAGCTCGGCTTCACAGCAAAAAGTCCCCGCTTCGCGACAGCCTATAAGTTTGCGGCGGAAGAAGTCATGACGACGGTTGAAGACGTTGATTTCAGTGTCGGTCGGACCGGGAAAGTCACACCTCGCGCCCGTTTTGCACCGGTCGTCGTCGCAGGATCGACGGTGACGTATGCGACACTGCACAACGCTGACTTCATCGCTGAAAAAGATATCCGCCTTCAGGACTCGGTCATCATTAAAAAAGCGGGCGATGTCATCCCGGCAGTCGTACAAGTCGTTACAGCAGAACGGACAGGGGAAGAGACACCGATCGTCTTCCCAACGCATTGTCCGGCCTGTCAATCGGAACTTGTCCGTCTCGAAGGTGAAGTCGACATCCGCTGTGTCAGTCCGGAATGTCCAGCGCAATTGATGGAAGGTATCATTCACTTCGTTTCGCGTCAGGCGATGAACATCGATGGTCTCGGTGAAAAAGTCGTCCGTCAATTGTATGATCATGAAGCAATCCGGACGATTGCCGATTTATATCGACTCGATCGTGAGGAATTATTGACGTTTGATCGAATGGGTGAGACGTCCGTCGATAAATTACTTGCGGCAATCGAAGCTTCGAAACAGAACTCGGTTGAGCGTCTCTTGTTTGGTCTCGGAATCCGACTCGTCGGTCAAAAAGCGGCGTATCTTCTAGCGGAACGTTTTGATTCGTTAGCAGGGATAGCAGCAGCAAGCTACGAGGAGATTGTCGCAATCGATGGCATCGGTGGAAAAATCGCGGATTCGATCGTGAAGTACTTCGAACATCCGGAAGCACAGGCATTGATTCGTGATTTGGAACAACTGGGCGTCAATCAACGTTTCCTTGGGGAACGGGTTGATCAGACGAATGCACCACTCGGTGGCAAAACGATTGTCTTGACGGGAACGCTCGAGAGCTTAAAACGGTCAGAGGCTGGTAAACGACTCGAAGCACTCGGGGCCGATGTGACAGGAAGCGTCAGTAAAAAGACGGACGTACTCGTCGCAGGGGAAAAGGCAGGCTCTAAGCTGACGAAGGCAGAATCGCTTGGTATCGAAATTTGGGATGAAGCGCGTCTGTTAGAAGAACTTGCTAAACACGAAGCGTGAGCAGAATGAATGAGAACGATCAAATAAAAAGGAAGGCGGAATTCCGCCTTCCTTTTTTCGTGTTCATCCTTGTCACGAAGCAATCGTTTCGCTCCGAATCAAAGTACCTTGTTTGATGAGACGATTCGTTGCCGTTTCTGGTGGATCACAGGTGATTAATGTGATGGTTGGGGAAGCGACGGATTGATCGAGGACGGACAATGTCGTCGGTGTGACAAGACGACTGGATGTGATGCGGTACGTATACCGATGTGTTTTTGTCGTGACGACGACGGTATCGCCTTTTTTGACGTCAGGCAGACGATTGAAATGAAGCCCTTCCGTGAAACTTCGGTGTCCGGCGAGCGCATAATTGCCTTTTCCGGGTGATCCGGTTTCTGGAATATGACCGATACTACGGTCTAAGACCGCTGTCGTCGAGCCTTCTAAGATGACTTGCTCGAAATCTATGCTTGGAATCGAGAGTAGTCCAACACCTGATTTTGCGAGCGGTTGTTGCGTCTCTTTTGCATCGACGGTCTTTAGACTTTTTGTCCATTGTTCTTTTAAATTGGCTGCCTCTTGTTCACGCTGATAGTCACTGATGAAGGGCCAAGCAATAAGGGCGATGCCTGCCAATAAAAAAAGCAGACCGATGAATTTACGACGTGTCATGAGAAAAAGTCCTTTCGGATACGCTAAGGCGCATCATCTTTTTTGAAAATCAGGGAAAAACTTGTCCTTCCCCGATGGAAAACGATTCTGTTATGATAAAGAGAACGATTTAAAAAACATGGGGTGCAAATAGAGATGAACTATAAAACAGCAGTAGCGTTGACGTTATCGAGCACGTTATTTTTAGGTGCTTGTTCGTTCGACCTTTCGCCAAGTAGCGATACAAAAGAAGTCATTACTGAAAGTGAACAAGGTAAGGAAGTCCAAGCCGTCGTCAGTCCAGCCATTGATACGACGGATTCGTACTACCGGACGGTCTTACCGTTTCGTCCAAGCGTCGCACGTGGAATGACACAAAAACGTGTCAGTTCACGTCTTGAGCTTGATGAAATCGAAACGGGTTTAATGCGTCATTCGACACAGTTTTTTGATCCGGAAAAATACTATTACCAAGAAGGTCAGTTACTCGAAGCCGACCAAATCGCGAAATGGTTGTTGCGAAAAGGAAAAGCAGGCGATGGCGTCAGCGATCCTGAAGGTCTGAACCCAGCCTATACGTCTGGTAAGTCGTATAAAGAAAAAAACCAAAAGTCACCTATGATTCTATCGCATATCTTAGAGCAAGACTACATGCTTGAAGAAGATAAGAAACTCGAACTCGGTGGGACGTCGATTGCGCTTGTCTTAAATAGTGAGTATGTGTTCCAAGATGAAAACTATGGACCGACCTATACCGTTAAACTTGATGAAAAAAAAGTCGTTGCTGAAGGAAAGCGGATGGCAAACGAGTTAGTCAAGAAGATGCGTAAGACACAAGGGATGAAGACGACACCGATTCACGTCGCTCTCTACCTCCAGGAAAAAGAAGGATCACCGGTTTCCGGTCACTATCTCTCGTCTGCCTTCATCGGTCGCGGGAATCAAATCAGTGCGAACGACTGGAAAAACTACAATGAGCGCTATTACTACTACCCGTCAGCACGCGCGACGAATGATGTGCGGGATGATGCGGCGAAGTTCGATTTATTTAAAGACCGTCTAGAAGACTACTTCCCGAACTACACCGGTATGATAGGGGAAGGCTTCTATCAAGAAGACGAACTGAAAAAGCTCGAGATGAAGATTCCCGTTCAATTTTACGGAAAAGCAGAACTCGTCGCATTCGTTCAGTACGTGACGTATCTGCTTGAGAATCGTTGGGAGTATAATCGAAACATTCCAACGACGATCACTGTGACGAACTTGAACGGGGATACGGAAGCGATGCTGTTCCTCGATCCGGATACAAAGAAACCGATCGTCAAGATTCGCTGATTTCTCGATTCACTTTATGAAGTGACATTCCTCCAATGGACGGAATGTCGCTTTTTTTGTAGAACGGACGCTGGAAGAGAGAAGCATATGAATCAGAAAGGAAGGGTATGGAAGAAGAATGGTATTTTGTTTCACTTTCCCATTTTTTAGATTTACGAAAGCCAGTAGGAGAGAGCATAATGAAAGAAGAACAGTTCTACACACAGGAACGACGCGGTAAGTGATGAATCGTTAGTTCTTTTAAAAAGAAGAGGATAAAGGGGAGATTTAGATGAAAGGCGGTATCTATTCACAAATCGGTGCAGTTCGAGAGGAACTACCATCGTCCTCACGAAAAGTCGCAGACTATGTCTTGACGCATATGAACCAAATTGCGCGCATGACGATCCACCAACTTGCAGAGGAATCAGATACAAGTGCCGCTGCAGTCGTCCGCTTTTGCCGTGCGCTTGGATTAAAGGGGTACCCGGAGTTGCGGATGCGTATCTCTGCCGATACAGCACGGACGGATTTAAAAGGGTATCACGATATCGAAAAGGATGAACGTCCTGTCGACTTGATTGAAAAAACGCTTAGTAACAGCATTCAAGCGTTACAGGATACTGCGAAGCAGTTGAATGATGAACGGATTGCGGATGCGATTGATGTGATTGATCAGGCACGCGCGATTTATTTTTACGGGATTGGAGCATCGCATGTCGTAGCTGAAGACGCTGCTCAAAAATGGACGCGTGTTGGGAAACTAGCGATTCAAGAAACGGATCAGCATCTACTTGCGACGATCTTAGCAAATGCACGTAAAGAAGATGTCTTCTTTGCGATTTCCTACAGCGGAGAAACGGAAGAGGTCCTCGAGTTGATCCGTTTGGCGAAAATCCAAGGACTAAAGGTCATCAGTCTGACACGTTTCGGGGACAATCGAATCAGTCAACTCGCGGATATCGCGCTTTGGACATCACGCGCACCAGAAGCGCCGCTTCGTAGTGCAGCGCTCAGTTCGCGTCTCGCCCAACTATTTGCGATCGATGTCTTGTTCTTATCGTATGCTGCGGGACATTATGAAGACACACTCGAACGTCTCCAATACACGCGAGAAAGCGTTAAGACACTGCATCAAAAGAAATAAGGGGGATACATATATGCCAGAACGAACTGCCGGACTAGATGCGTTGTATCCAGAAATGGTCGAGCGCCGTCGCTATTTACATCAGCACCCAGAGTTGTCGTTTCACGAAGTCGAGACCCCGCGTTATATCGCGCAACAGTTAAAAACGCTCGGAATCGAAGTCAAGACGGAGGTCGGTGGACGTGGTGTCGTCGGGTATATTCGTGGAGGAAAGCCGGGGAAGACCGTCGCGTTGCGTGCCGACTTCGATGCCTTACCGATTGCTGACGCTAAAGAGGTCGCGTATCGGTCGACGGTTCCAGGTGTGATGCATGCATGCGGTCACGATGGTCATACGGCGACGTTGCTGGCCGTCGCAGAAACGCTCATGCAGCAACGGGAATCGTTACCGGGGAACGTCGTCTTGATTCATCAACATGCGGAAGAAGTCGTTCCGGGCGGTGCACGCGATATGATTGCGGACGGTTGTCTCGAAGGGGTCGATGTCATCTTCGGAACGCATCTTTGGTCAACGATCGATTTAGGACATGTCGGTGTTCGGACCGGTCCGATCATGGCAGCGGCTGATAAGTTCGAGCTGATCTTATATGGAAAAGGCGGACACGGTGCGAAACCACATGAGACGATTGATGCTGTCTTACTCGGGGCAACGATCGTTAAGGAATTACAATCAATCGTCAGTCGTCAACTCAATCCACTGGAGCCGGCAGTCGTGACCGTCGGAACATTACATGCGGGGAATACGTTTAATGTCATCGCGGATCAAGCGACGTTGACAGGAACGGTCCGGACGTTTGATGAAGCGACAGCGGACGATATCATCGAGCGGATGGAGCGAACGATCAAAGGAATCTGTGAGGCGGTCGGAGCAACGTATCACTTTACATACGAAAAAGGCTATCCGGCTGTCATCAACCATGCTGCACCCACCGCATTGATTGAATCTGTCGCACGAGAAGTTCTAGGAGACGCGCGTGTATTTGAGATCGAACCGACGATGGGTGGCGAGGACTTTGCTTATTATCTGCAACACGTACCTGGCGCGTTCTTCTTTACAGGAGCGGGAGATGCTTCGTATCCACCGCATCATCATCCGCAGTTTGATTTTAAGGAGCCGGCGATGCTCGATGCAGCGCGTATTCTAGTCGAAGCGACGTGGCGGTATTTAGAACAAGCGACTGAAGCATGAAAAAAACGCTCGTCTTGACTCCGAAAAGGAATCAGGGCGAGCGATTGTTGTCTTCTTAACCTAAAATTTCTTGAACACGACCGACTTGTCCGTCTTCTAAACGCACTTTGATCCCGTGCGGATGTTGCGGTGATTTCGTGAGAAGGTCTTTAACGATTCCTTCTGTTCGTTTACCTGTTCGTTGATCTTGCTTCAGCACGATGCTGACTTTAAGACCAGGCGTAATATTTTTACGTGTTTTACCATCCATCTGTAGATCCTCCCATCGTTCATTTCCGGTTTGGCTATCAGTATAACATGGTTCAGTCGGTGAAACTTGTTTGTCGCAAGGACGTAAAGTGAAAAGAGAACAGAATGTCAGAAAAAAGTTTGACTATATTTGACCAATTAGAAGACGACTTTTATAATTAAGGTAATGAAGTATAGGAAAAGGAAGTGAATTCGAATGGCAAAAGACTACTACCAAACACTCGGTGTCACAAAGGATGCATCGAATCAAGATATTAAGCGCGCGTACCGCAAATTGGCGAAGCAGTATCACCCAGACGTCAATAAAGAGGCGAGTGCGGACCAGCGTTTCAAGGATATCCAAGAAGCCTTCGATGTGCTTGGAGATGAGGAAAAACGAGCGCAATATGATCGATACGGCAGTAACTTCGACCAGATGGCAGGCGCTGGAGCTGGTGGCGCTGGAGATTACGAAGATCTGTTCCGACAGTTCGGAGGTGGTGGACGGACACGACCTGGACAATCGTTCGGATTTGAAGACATGTTCGGTTCGTTCTTTAGTCAGGAAGAAGTGTCGACCGATGAAGAGCTTGAATTGACGGTACCACTGAGTCATCTTAGTACGAACGAAAAAGTCACGGTGCGTCTTGCGACGGGATCGATCCAGCTGACGCTTCCGAAAGACGTCTATGATGGTAAAAAAGTCCGCTTACGTGGAAAAAGTTCGATGCGAAACCGACAAGGTGTCGCGGGAGATGTTTACGTGACGATTCACTTGAAGGATGACGATCAGTTCCGACGGGTCGACCAAGACGTCATCTCAACCGTCCGTGTTCATCCGACGACGCTTGTGCTCGGAGGCGAAGTCGTTGCGGATACGCTTGAAGGGAAACGAATCAAACTGAAAGTCAAACCGGGCACGAAACCAGGAGCGCGACTCCGGATTCCAAATCGTGGTCTGAGTCAAGCGAATGGTCATCGTGGGGCGTTACTTGTCCAACTCGAAGTCAAGTTACCTGAGATGGACCGTGCCTTTTATGAAGAGTGGGAACGTCAACTTGCAGTGAAGGAGTGATCAAGGATGGATTTTGAACGTTTAACGGATCGGGCACACGAGGGAATCGTCTCTGCCCAAGCGATCGCGAAACAACGTCGTCATAGTGAAATCACAGAATGGCATTTGTTACTTGCCTTACTTGCTCAAGAAGAAGGGATTGCACGAGTCGTCTTTGAAAAGTTGAATCAACGGATTGAGACATTGAATGGAGCGATTGACGAGGCGATTGGTAAACTTCCTGCCTTGTCCCAGGCGACGACGCCTCGGATCGGGGGCTCGTTGCTGAACGTGTTGACGGAAGCAGAGACGGAAGCGCGTCTCATGCAGGATGACTATGTCTCCGTCGAACACTTATTGTTAGCATTGATCAAACAATCAAGTCCAGCAGCACAGTACCTACGTCGTCAAGGCATCACGGAAGAGACACTTCGGGAAGCGATCGTCAGTATGCGAGGCAATCGGAAGGTGACGACGAAAAATCCTGAAGAGACGTTTGATGTGCTGAAAAAATATGGACGTGATCTCGTAGCGGATTTCCGGTCCGGGAAAACAGATCCGGTCATCGGCCGTGATGATGAGATTCGACGTGTCATCCGGATTTTGAGTCGGAAGACAAAAAACAATCCCGTCTTGATTGGAGAACCCGGTGTCGGGAAAACGGCAATCGTTGAAGGACTCGCGCAACGGATCGTCCGAGGGGATGTACCGGAGAGTCTGAAAAACAAGCAGTTGTTCAGTTTAGACATGAGTGCGCTCGTCGCTGGTGCGAAGTACCGGGGTGAGTTCGAAGAACGCCTGCAGGCAGTCTTGAATGAAGTCAAGGAAGCCGAAGGACAGATTCTCTTATTCATCGATGAGCTGCATACGATCGTTGGTGCCGGGAAGACGGACGGCGCAATGGATGCCGGAAACATGCTCAAGCCGATGCTTGCACGAGGAGAATTGCACTGTATCGGTGCGACGACGCTGGATGAGTACCGGAAGTATATCGAAAAGGACCCGGCGCTCGAACGTCGCTTCCAACAAGTCCTCGTCGCGGAACCGGATGTCGAGGATACGATTTCCATTCTGCGTGGATTAAAAGAACGGTTCGAGATTCACCACGGTGTGCGGATTCATGATAATGCGCTCGTCGCGGCGGCGATGTTATCCGATCGATATATCACGGATCGATTTATGCCGGATAAGGCGATCGATCTCGTTGATGAAGCATGTGCGATGATTCGGACCGATATGGAGTCGATGCCAGCTGAACTCGATTCACTCGTTCGTCGGGTCATGCAGCTCGAAATCGAGGAAGCGGCATTAAAGAAAGAGACGGATGAAGCATCTCGAAAACGACTTGCCGTCTTACAGCAAGAGCTCAGCTCTGTCCGGGAAGACGAGAGTGCGCTGCGGACGCGATGGGAACGGGAAAAAGAGAGTTCGCAAAGTGTCCAGCAGTTACGTGCGGATCTTGAGAAGGCGAAACTGGCGTTACAAGAAGCGGAAGGACGCTATGATTTGAACCGAGCATCGGAAATCAAGTACGGTCAAATTCCGGATCTTGAGGCACGTCTGAAAGTCGCGGAAGAGTCATCTGAACACGTCTCACACGAACTCGTTCGAGAAGCGGTGACGGAAGAAGAGATATCCGACATCGTTTCGAAATGGACTGGCATTCCGGTGACGCGGCTTGCGCAGGGCGAACGCGAAAAATTACTTTATCTTGAAGATACGCTTCATGAGCGCGTCTTCGGTCAAGACGAAGCGGTTCGTCTCGTCGCGGACGCTGTCATTCGAGCGCGCGCGGGCATCAAGGATCCGAACCGCCCGATTGGCTCGTTCTTGTTCCTCGGTCCGACAGGGGTCGGGAAGACAGAACTCGCCAAAGCCTTGGCGGCGGCGATGTTCGATAGTGAAGATCACATCGTCCGCATCGATATGTCGGAGTATATGGAAAAACACAATGTCTCCCGTCTCGTCGGTGCGCCTCCGGGATACGTTGGTTATGAAGAAGGCGGTCAATTGACGGAAGCCGTCCGACGGAGCCCGTATTCGGTGCTGTTGTTCGATGAGATCGAAAAAGCGCACGGGGACGTCTTCAATATCTTGCTTCAGTTGCTCGACGATGGTCGATTGACGGATGCGCAAGGACGCGTCGTCGACTTCAAGAACACGATCGTCATCATGACGTCAAACATCGGGGCGCCGATCCTGCTTGAAGCAGCAAAAGATGGTGTCATCGATGCAGCGGAAGAAGAAGCCGTTCGCCAAGAACTGAAGCGCCACTTCCGACCGGAGTTCTTGAACCGGATCGATGATACGATTTTATTCCATCCACTCCACCGGACGGAAATCGAACGAATCATCGACAAAGCGGTCGAGAAAATGAGTTCACGTTTATCTGGACGTGGCATTACGATTGATGTTACGGATGCTGCGAAGACGTTGATTTTCGAAGAAGCCTTCGAACCACAATACGGCGCACGTCCAATCAATCGTTATATGCAACGAACGATTGAGACGAAACTTGCCCGTGCCTTGATCAGTGGGGCGATACAAGATGGTGCCCGGATTGCGATTGACGTAGAAGACGGCGAACTAATCGTCCACGGATGAAGCAGATGCTAGAAAAAGGAGTCGACTCGGCTGAAACGAGTCGACTCCTTTTAGCGTTTACGGAAGAACCATATCCGTATCCGTCAAATGCGTGATAAGCTAGAAAAAAAAGAGAAAGAGGGAACGCCATGAATGTTACACAAGCTCAACTCGAGGAGTTGATTGAAGAATGCCGTCCGTATACGGTGCTTGGACAAGTCGCCAGTTATATCCCAGAGCTTGCGAAGGTTGATCCGACACAGCTCGGAATCGCCGTCTGTAATGCCGACGGAACGTTCGTTTCGGCAGGTGATGCGGATACGATGTTTACACTACAGAGTGTATCGAAGATCATCACGCTCGCATTCGTCCTCGAGACATTCGGAGAAGATTATGTCTTTTCAAAAGTCGGGATGGAACCGACGGGCGATGCGTTCAATTCGATCGCAAAACTCGAAGAGACGATTCCAACAAAACCGCTTAATCCAATGATCAATGCAGGAGCACTAGCCGTGACGAGCATGTTACCGGGAACGGATGCTGCCGATAAATTACTTCAATTGCGTCAATTCATCGCAAAGCTATTGGATATTGAAGTAGAAATGGTAAAATATGACGCAGATGTTGCTGAATCG encodes the following:
- a CDS encoding YwbE family protein, whose translation is MDGKTRKNITPGLKVSIVLKQDQRTGKRTEGIVKDLLTKSPQHPHGIKVRLEDGQVGRVQEILG
- the glsA gene encoding glutaminase A encodes the protein MNVTQAQLEELIEECRPYTVLGQVASYIPELAKVDPTQLGIAVCNADGTFVSAGDADTMFTLQSVSKIITLAFVLETFGEDYVFSKVGMEPTGDAFNSIAKLEETIPTKPLNPMINAGALAVTSMLPGTDAADKLLQLRQFIAKLLDIEVEMVKYDADVAESEFETTDLNRALLYFMRYHGVIEGNVEEIIDVYTKQCAILTNCKGLAMMGKILSTSGKTPSGRQVISRRNARIIRAIMTTCGMYDASGEFSVQVGLPGKSGVSGAVVACGRSDFDMADLGIGVFGPSLDAKGNSIAGTKMLELLVQRHP
- a CDS encoding DnaJ C-terminal domain-containing protein translates to MAKDYYQTLGVTKDASNQDIKRAYRKLAKQYHPDVNKEASADQRFKDIQEAFDVLGDEEKRAQYDRYGSNFDQMAGAGAGGAGDYEDLFRQFGGGGRTRPGQSFGFEDMFGSFFSQEEVSTDEELELTVPLSHLSTNEKVTVRLATGSIQLTLPKDVYDGKKVRLRGKSSMRNRQGVAGDVYVTIHLKDDDQFRRVDQDVISTVRVHPTTLVLGGEVVADTLEGKRIKLKVKPGTKPGARLRIPNRGLSQANGHRGALLVQLEVKLPEMDRAFYEEWERQLAVKE
- the clpB gene encoding ATP-dependent chaperone ClpB; the protein is MDFERLTDRAHEGIVSAQAIAKQRRHSEITEWHLLLALLAQEEGIARVVFEKLNQRIETLNGAIDEAIGKLPALSQATTPRIGGSLLNVLTEAETEARLMQDDYVSVEHLLLALIKQSSPAAQYLRRQGITEETLREAIVSMRGNRKVTTKNPEETFDVLKKYGRDLVADFRSGKTDPVIGRDDEIRRVIRILSRKTKNNPVLIGEPGVGKTAIVEGLAQRIVRGDVPESLKNKQLFSLDMSALVAGAKYRGEFEERLQAVLNEVKEAEGQILLFIDELHTIVGAGKTDGAMDAGNMLKPMLARGELHCIGATTLDEYRKYIEKDPALERRFQQVLVAEPDVEDTISILRGLKERFEIHHGVRIHDNALVAAAMLSDRYITDRFMPDKAIDLVDEACAMIRTDMESMPAELDSLVRRVMQLEIEEAALKKETDEASRKRLAVLQQELSSVREDESALRTRWEREKESSQSVQQLRADLEKAKLALQEAEGRYDLNRASEIKYGQIPDLEARLKVAEESSEHVSHELVREAVTEEEISDIVSKWTGIPVTRLAQGEREKLLYLEDTLHERVFGQDEAVRLVADAVIRARAGIKDPNRPIGSFLFLGPTGVGKTELAKALAAAMFDSEDHIVRIDMSEYMEKHNVSRLVGAPPGYVGYEEGGQLTEAVRRSPYSVLLFDEIEKAHGDVFNILLQLLDDGRLTDAQGRVVDFKNTIVIMTSNIGAPILLEAAKDGVIDAAEEEAVRQELKRHFRPEFLNRIDDTILFHPLHRTEIERIIDKAVEKMSSRLSGRGITIDVTDAAKTLIFEEAFEPQYGARPINRYMQRTIETKLARALISGAIQDGARIAIDVEDGELIVHG